From one Musa acuminata AAA Group cultivar baxijiao chromosome BXJ2-6, Cavendish_Baxijiao_AAA, whole genome shotgun sequence genomic stretch:
- the LOC135614941 gene encoding isoamylase 2, chloroplastic-like, whose amino-acid sequence MASIWFPSAAAKTRGHPHNGVIWQRRNAVTHGRCSCNRKFSPKGASFGPPTCLNSVVRATSPISLRQSRPMAVASGKAQVLEGREFPYMFRSEKGDLVKVVVVGAVGVNFSVHIEVLSVSQDELVLIYEMSRSDPPGSLVADIEKGIGAVIMPFVRNSSGRYTLDLDFDSAKAPFYLSFMLHLCSDAGVVASEIKTHRKTRFCVPVGLGPGYPAPLGASVSDDGMVNFSLFSRKAESVVLCLYEGKTEVPSLEIELDPYVNRTGDIWHVSMESIEDYVSYGYRCKGPVEKRGGFDMQHVLLDPYAKMVRNLLSVQGDTMTPTKCLGFLEMEPIFDWSGDVHPQLPTEKLVVYRLNVGQFTIDNSSGLPEDVAGTFGGVSEKVEHFKELGVNAILLEPIFPFDVNKGPYFPYHFFSVMDEYGQEHNAASAINSMKEMIKTLHSEGIEVLMEVVFTHSAEGGDADSHVISFRGIDSSSYYIVDKNVGSGTNSLLKCNNPIVQQLIIDSLRHWVVEFHVDGFCFINSSSMARGQNGDHLSRPPLVEAIAFDPVLSRTKIVADCWSPLDMSYMEIQFPHWKAWAEMNMRFCSDVRNFLRGEGLLSDLATRLCGSGDLFSSRGPAFSFNFVTKNFGLPLVDLVSFSTAELASELSWNCGDEGPTNNNTVLETRLKQIRNFLFVLFVSLGVPVLNMGDECGYSTGGSPLYDDRKPINWDSLGTGFSKQITKFIAYLGSLRIRRGDIFQSKHFLKVENIVWFGSNQSEPKWDDPTCKFLALALKSEKNFDMSNSNCGDLFICFNASNNLETVVLPEQPEGNVWLRLVDTSLAFPGIFSNSCDPNVQKAEGSSSYELKPHSCALFEATVD is encoded by the coding sequence ATGGCGAGCATTTGGTTTCCGAGTGCGGCGGCGAAGACTCGCGGCCATCCACATAATGGCGTCATCTGGCAGCGGCGGAATGCGGTGACGCACGGACGGTGCAGTTGCAACCGGAAATTCTCGCCGAAAGGCGCATCATTTGGTCCCCCAACATGCCTTAATTCAGTGGTCCGTGCAACCTCCCCGATCTCACTCCGACAATCGCGGCCGATGGCGGTGGCGAGTGGCAAAGCTCAAGTACTCGAGGGGAGGGAATTCCCCTACATGTTCAGGTCCGAAAAGGGGGACCTtgtgaaggtggtggtggtgggagccGTAGGTGTGAACTTTTCTGTGCACATTGAGGTTTTGTCTGTCTCCCAGGACGAGTTGGTGCTGATCTATGAAATGTCGAGATCTGATCCTCCGGGATCACTAGTTGCAGACATCGAAAAGGGGATTGGTGCCGTCATAATGCCCTTCGTTCGCAATTCTTCTGGAAGGTATACGTTGGATCTGGATTTTGATTCAGCAAAGGCTCCCTTTTATCTATCATTTATGCTGCATTTGTGTTCTGATGCTGGTGTTGTTGCCTCGGAGATTAAAACGCACAGAAAGACAAGATTTTGTGTGCCTGTGGGTTTAGGCCCAGGATATCCTGCGCCCTTGGGTGCTTCTGTTTCCGATGATGGAATGGTCAATTTCTCTTTGTTTTCGAGGAAAGCTGAGAGCGTTGTACTCTGCCTGTATGAAGGGAAAACAGAGGTTCCGTCTTTAGAGATCGAACTGGATCCTTATGTCAATCGTACAGGAGATATCTGGCACGTCTCGATGGAGAGCATCGAGGACTATGTGAGCTACGGTTATCGTTGCAAAGGACCAGTAGAGAAAAGAGGTGGATTTGATATGCAGCATGTGCTGTTGGATCCGTATGCCAAAATGGTTCGAAATCTTCTTTCTGTTCAGGGTGATACAATGACTCCAACCAAGTGTCTTGGTTTTCTGGAAATGGAACCTATATTTGACTGGAGTGGTGATGTTCATCCGCAGTTGCCAACAGAGAAGCTGGTGGTTTACAGATTAAATGTTGGGCAGTTTACAATTGATAACTCGAGCGGGCTCCCAGAAGATGTTGCTGGGACTTTCGGTGGTGTGAGTGAGAAAGTAGAGCATTTTAAAGAACTTGGTGTCAATGCAATCCTGCTGGAGCCAATATTTCCCTTTGATGTTAACAAAGGCCCTTACTTCCCCTATCATTTCTTCTCGGTAATGGATGAATATGGACAAGAACATAATGCTGCTTCGGCAATCAATTCTATGAAGGAGATGATCAAGACGCTACATTCCGAAGGTATAGAGGTCTTGATGGAGGTTGTTTTTACTCATAGTGCTGAAGGTGGAGATGCGGACTCCCATGTGATATCATTCCGAGGTATTGATAGTTCTTCCTATTACATTGTTGACAAGAATGTTGGATCAGGAACCAATAGTCTACTGAAATGCAATAACCCCATTGTCCAGCAATTAATAATAGACAGCCTCCGGCATTGGGTGGTCGAGTTCCATGTAGATGGCTTTTGCTTTATTAATTCTTCTTCAATGGCTAGAGGACAGAATGGGGATCATTTATCTCGCCCACCTTTGGTGGAAGCTATAGCATTTGATCCAGTACTTTCTAGGACAAAGATTGTCGCAGACTGCTGGTCCCCGCTTGACATGTCATACATGGAAATCCAATTTCCTCATTGGAAAGCATGGGCAGAGATGAACATGAGATTTTGCAGTGATGTAAGGAACTTTTTGAGAGGTGAAGGGCTCCTAAGCGATCTTGCTACTAGACTTTGTGGCAGTGGTGATCTATTTTCTTCCAGGGGCCCagcattttcttttaattttgtgACGAAGAACTTTGGACTTCCTCTTGTTGATTTGGTCAGCTTCAGTACTGCGGAGCTTGCTTCGGAATTAAGCTGGAACTGTGGCGACGAAGGTCCAACAAACAATAATACTGTCCTTGAGACACGTCTTAAGCAGATACGGAATTTCTTGTTTGTCTTGTTTGTGTCACTCGGTGTTCCTGTTCTTAATATGGGGGATGAGTGTGGCTACTCCACTGGTGGTTCTCCATTGTATGATGACAGGAAGCCTATCAATTGGGATAGCCTAGGAACAGGCTTCAGCAAGCAAATTACAAAATTTATTGCATATCTAGGTTCACTTAGAATCCGAAGAGGTGATATTTTTCAGAGCAAGCACTTTCTTAAAGTAGAAAACATTGTTTGGTTTGGAAGTAATCAATCTGAGCCAAAGTGGGATGACCCAACATGCAAGTTTTTGGCTTTGGCTCTGAAGTCAGAAAAGAACTTTGACATGTCAAATTCAAACTGCGGTGACTTGTTTATATGCTTTAACGCCAGCAATAATTTAGAGACTGTTGTTTTGCCCGAACAGCCAGAGGGAAATGTTTGGCTTCGTTTGGTCGATACCTCCCTTGCATTTCCAGGAATCTTTTCAAATAGTTGTGATCCAAATGTTCAGAAGGCTGAAGGATCATCTTCTTATGAACTGAAGCCTCATAGTTGTGCCTTATTTGAAGCCACTGTGGATTGA